ATTCTTGAGCCTTTTTTCTTAGAAGGCTCATCCTTTTCTCACCTTTTGGCAAGCTATTTCTTAAAACTTTCATACTATTTAAAAACTTATCAATATCATTTGGAATTAAACTTTTTATATAATTTTTCAACTCTTTTGTGATTGCAGGAGATTGGCCATTTGTTGCGATAGATACTGTAATATCACCCTTTTTTATTATTGAAGGAAAGATAAAATCACTATACTCTTTAAAATCCACAAAGTTACATAAAACTTTTTTATTTCTTGTATATAAATAAATCTCTTCTTGTAATTTCAAATCATCAACAGCGACAACTAATATATCAATATTCTGTAAATAACCTTTATTGTAATTATCTTGTAAATATGTTAATTTATAATTATCTATTAGTTCTTTTAGTTCTTCTGTAATCTCTTTTGAGATAACTGTTATATTTGTTGAAAAATCTAACAAAGAAAGGATCTTTCTATGAGCAATAACGCCTCCACCAATTACTAATATATTTTTATTTTCCAAGTTTAATAATGTTGGTAAGTAGTTCAATTTAGCCCTTATATAGTTTTTCATATTGTACTTTTTTTTCTTTTAAAAAGTATTATTTATGATTTAAATCGGACAATATATATCTTAATTTAAACTTATAAAATTTGACTAAGGTCAATAATTATAAATAAAATAAGTGATACAATTGTTACGAAACAAATAAAAAGGAGATAATATGTCGCTTTCAAGAAGAGATTTTCTTAAAAGTTCGGCCGCAGCTTCAGCAGCAGCAGCAGTTGGGATGAATATACCAACACCTTTAAAAGCAGCAGCTAATAAGCTAGAGGGTGACTGGAGATGGGACAAAGCAGCTTGTCGTTTCTGTGGTACAGGTTGTGGAATTATGATTGCAACAAAACAAGGTAAAATTGTTGCAGTAAAAGGTGATCCAGCAGCTCCTGTAAATAGAGGGCTTAACTGTATAAAAGGTTATTTCAACGCAAAAATTATGTACGGGGCAGATAGATTAAAACAGCCTTTATTAAGAGTAAATGAAAAAGGTGAATTTGACAAAAATGGTAAATTTGCACCAGTTTCATGGAAAAGAGCTTTTGATGAGATGGAAGTTCATATCAAAAAAGCGCTAAAAGAATCAGGACCTGAGGGTGTAGCTAACTTCGCATCTGGACAATATACAGTGATGGAAGGTTATGCAGCACAAAAAATGATGAAAGCAGGTTTTAGAAGTAATGCAATTGATCCAAATGCAAGACACTGTATGGCCTCAGCTGTTGTAGGTTTTTATCAAACTTTTGGTATTGATGAACCAAGTGGATGTTATGATGATATTGAACTTACAGATACTGTTGTAACTTGGGGTTCAAATATGGCAGAAATGCACCCAATTTTATGGTCAAGGGTAACTGATAGAAAATTATCAGACCCTCAAAATGTTAAAGTAATCAATCTTTCAACATACAGACACAGAACTTCAGATTTAGCAGACATAGAAATTATCTTCAAACCAAATTCAGATTTGGCTTTATGGAACTATATTGCAAGAGAGATTGTATATAATCATCCAGAAGCAATTGATTGGGATTTTGTAAAAGAACATATTGTATTTGCTGCAAGTCCAGTAAATATGGGTTATGGTATGAGAAGAGCTGGTGAAAAATCATTAGTTGATGGTAAATACTCTGCAAAAGAGATGGAAATTATAAATAAAGAGATGAAAAAAGTAGTTTCTGAAGATGAAGCTCCTGCATTAGCAGCATATGGATATAAAGCTGGTGATGTTATGGTTAATAAACCTGCTGGACTTAAACACTGGGAAATCTCTTTTGAAGAGTACAAAAAATTCCTTGAGCCTTATGATATTGATTATGTTACAAAAGTATCAAAAGGGAATCCTGATGAATCTGATGAAACATTTAAGAAAAAAATTAAAGAATTAGCAGATTTATATATTGAAAAAAATAGAAAAGTAGTTTCATTTTGGACTATGGGTATGAACCAACACACAAGAGGAACTTGGGTAAATACTTTAGCATATAATGTTCACTTTTTACTAAATAAACAAGCAAAACCAGGTTCAGGTGCATTCTCACTTACAGGACAACCAAGTGCTTGTGGTACTGCAAGAGAAGTAGGAACATTCTGCCATAGATTACCAGCAGATTTAATGGTAAAAGTAAAAAAACATAGAGATATTTGTGAAAAAGCATGGCAAATTCCAAGTGAAACTTTAAATCCAGTTGGAAATCAACACATTATGAAAATTCATAGAGATATTGAAGATGGTCTTGTTAAATTTGCATGGATTAGTGTATGTAACCCATACCAAGATAGTGCAAGTGCAAGTCACTGGATAAAAGCAGCTAGACAAATGGATAACTTTATAGTTTGTTCAGATGGTTATCCTGGTATTTCTGCAAAAGTATCTGACTTAATCTTACCAACAGCAATGATTTATGAAAAATGGGGAGCATATGGTAATGCAGAAAGAAGAACTCAACACTGGAGACAACAAGTATTACCAGTTGGTGATTCAATGTCAGATACTTGGCAATGGGTTGAATTATCAAAAAGATTTACAGTAAAAGATTTATGGGGTGAATATACTCTAAGAAATGGTAAAAAATTACCAGATGTAATAGCAAAAGCTAAAGCAATGGGTTATGATGAAAATACATCAATGTATGATATCTTATTTGCAAATGAAAAAGCTAAATCTTATAAATTAGATGAAAATGATCCAATTCAAAAAGGTTTTGATAACTCTGAAGGATATGGAGATAGTAGAAATGTTGTAGGTAGTGACGGTGAAGTATTTAAAGGTTATGGATTCTTTATTCAAAAATATCTTTTTGAAGAGTATGCAGACTTTGGTAGAGGACATGGTCATGATTTAGCAGATTTTGATACTTATCATAGAGTTAGAGGTTTAAAATGGCCAGTTGTTGATGGTAAAGAAACAGCATGGAGATTTAATACAACATACGATCCATATGCTAAAAAAGCAAGTCCAAATAGTGATTTTGCATTTTATGGTACTTTAGCTAAAGCACTTCCTCAAGGTAACTTAAAAGGAATTACTAATAAAACTAAAAAACCATTAAAAAATAAAGCAAAAATCTTTGCTAGACCATATATGGATGCACCTGAAATGCCAGATGAAACTTATCCAGTTTGGTTATGTACAGGAAGGGTATTAGAACATTGGCATAGTGGAACAATGACTATGAGAGTTCCAGAACTTTATAGAGCAGTACCTGAAGCACTTTGTTATATGCATCCAGAAGATGCTAAAAAATATGATTTAAAACAAGGTGAGTTAGCTTGGGTTGAAAGTAGAAGAGGAAAAGTTAAAGCAAGAGTTGAAACAAGAGGTAGAAATAGACCTTCAAGAGGTTTAGTTTTTGTACCATGGTTTGATGAAAAAGTATTTATCAACAAAGTTTGTTTAGATGCGACTTGTCCTATGTCAAAACAAACAGACTTCAAAAAATGTGCGGTTAAAATTTATAAAGCATAAATTTTATGGACACAAAGAAAGATCAAAAAATGAATAGAAGAGAATTCTTTTTAAATGGTGCTAGAGCTTTAGGGCTTACTGCACTTAGTGGACTTGTTTGGAGTGCTTATGTTGATGAAGTAACTGCTTCATCATTACTTCTAAGACCACCAGGAGCACTTGATGAAAAAGAGTTCTTGAAATCATGTATCAAATGTGGTATGTGTGTTGAAGCATGTCCATATGATACTTTAAAATTAGCAAAACCAGGAGATAACAAACCAATTGGAACTCCATATTTTGTTCCAAGAGATATTCCTTGTTATATGTGTCCTGATATTCCATGTGTACCTGTTTGTCCAACAGATGCACTAGATATAAAAAAAGTAACAAAAGATAATAAACTAGATATAAAAGAAGCATCTATGGGTGTTGCTGTGGTTGACCATAGTAGTTGTATCGCATTTTGGGGTATTCAATGTGACGCATGTTACAGAGCTTGTCCATTATTGGGTGAAGCAATAACTATTGAATATACAAAAAATGAAAGAACAGGAAAACATGCATTTTTAAAACCTGTTGTACATACAGATGTTTGTACTGGTTGTGGATTGTGTGAAAAAGCATGTGTGACAAAAAAAGCAGCTATTTTTGTTCTACCTAAAGAGGTTGCATTAGGTAAAGCTGGAGATTACTATATCAAAGGTTGGGATAAAGATGATGAACAAAGATTACAAAAAGCAACAAACAAAATAAATAAAACAAAAATTAGTGAAAGAAAAGCTGTTGATTCACTTAATGATTTAGGAGGAATTTTAGATGAATAATTTAATCTTTAAACATAGATTCCTAATAGCAAGAAGAATCACACAAATTACTATAATGTTTTTATATTTTGCTGCAAATGCTTGGGGATTTAATTTCCTAATGGGAAATTTAAGTTCATCAAAAATATTAAATACCATTCCACTTAGTGATCCATATGCAGTACTTCAAATGTTTGCAGCAGGAGCAGTAATATCTGCTGATGTATTAGGTGGAGTTTTTATTATTGTTTTATTTTATATGTTCTTTGGTGGTAGAGCTTTTTGCTCTTATGTATGTCCTGTAAATATGATTACGGATTTAAGTAATTATATTAGAAGAAGATTTGGTTTTAACAAAATCCAAAAAAGACAGCCAGCAAGTAGAAATATAAGATATTATGTATTAGCACTTAGTTTAGTTATATCATTTATTATGGGATATGCAGCATTTGAGTTTATTTCACCAGTTGCGATGATACAAAGAGGAATAGTTTTTGGTTTAGGTTTTGGTTGGGCAGCAATTTTAATTATATTTTTATTTGATCTTTTTGTTTTAAAAAATGGTTGGTGCGGTCATATTTGTCCTATTGGTGGATTTTATTCACTAATTGGAAGATTTAGTTTCATAAGAGTACATCATAATCATGAGAAATGTACTGCTTGTATGAAATGTAAAGAGGTATGTCCTGAATCACAAGTACTATTTATGATAACAAAAGACTCACTACCTGTAACATCAGGAGAGTGTACAAATTGCGGAAGATGTGTTGAAGTTTGTGATGACGAAGCACTTAACTTTTCGATAAAAAATTATAAAAGGAAATAAAATGAAGTTAACTAGTATAACTTTAGGTATTGCAACAGCTGCAGCTATATTTATTGCAGGGTGTGCAACTAGTCAAAAAACTATCAGTGAAGAATCATTAGGTCTTAGAAAAACTGATTTATATACAGAGCAATCAACTGTTGCAAGTAAAACTATGTATAAAGAAGAAGCACCAGGAACAAGTAAAAGAATTGAGAGATCATATGAAAATGCACCTCCAATGATTCCACATAGTGTTGAAGGAATGTTACCAATAACAATAAATAATAATATGTGTACAACTTGTCATTTACCAGGAATTGCTGAGTCAATGAATGCAACACCAATTCCTAAAACACACTTTACTAATTATAGACCAGATACAAAATTAGATAAAAAAGGTGATATTATAAAAGATGGTAAAATTGTAAGAAATACTTCTGATCTTAAATTAGCAAAAGAGAAAAAATTAGATACACTATCAGGAGCTAGATTTAATTGTAGTCAATGCCATGCTCCTCAATCAAAAGGTCAATTAGTTAAAAATAACTTCAAACCAGACTTTAGAGAAGCAGGAAGTAAAAACTCATCTGATTTAATTCAAAAAATGGATGAGGGTGTTAAATAATTAAAATAGAAGATTTTTCTTCTATTTTAAAAGGTGCAATTTATGAAAAGAAGAGATTTTTTTAGTTCATTAAAATCATCAAAAAAAGAAGAAGAAAATATAATAAGACCTCCTTATTTTAAAGAAGAGAGTCTATTTAAAGATGCCTGTTTTGAGTGTGAAGGTTTATGTGCAAAAGCATGTGAAGAAGAGATTATTTTTATAAAAGAAGATAAAACTCCAAAACTAGACTTTAGCTCTTCTGGTTGTACTTATTGTGATGAGTGTGCTAATAGTTGTCCAAATGAAGTTTTAGATATAGAATATAAAAAAAACATAGATGTAAATATTTCAATAGATATTTTAAAATGTCTAAGTTGGAATCAAACAATGTGTTTTTCTTGTAAAGACCCATGTTTAGATGATGCAATAGATTTTTTAGCAATGTTTAGACCTGAAATAAATAGTAACTGTACTTCATGTGGATTTTGTATAAAATATTGTCCAGTTGAAGCTATAAAAATAGGAGCATAGATGACTTTTTTTAGAATAATACTTATATTTTCACTATTTTTTGCTTTTACAAATGCAAGTACAATTATAAAACCTCAACAAATATTAAATACCTCAGGTGGCGTAACAGATATTGTTATAAATAAAGATAAACTTTATGCCTCAACAACAAGTGGAACAATAGATATTTTTGATATCAAAAGTAAAAAACTTCTAAATAAAATTCAAGTACCCAAAACAGTTGATTTTATGGGAGATGAAATAGATGCAAAAATATATAGTGTTGATGTACTAAACAACAAAATTCTTATTTTATCACAAGGTAAAAAAGGTGGAAGAAATGTATTTTTATATGAAGATAATAAATTATCAAAAGTAATAGATGAAACAAAAAGACTATTTATTTCTAAAGCAAAATTCATTTCAAAAGATAAAATTATATATTCACTTCTTAGTAATCAATTCTTTTTATTTGACTTATCAAAAAAACAGAATATTTATGAAAGACAAATTTCACAGTCAAGGTTTTCTGATTTTAGTCTAAATGATGATAAATCAAAAATTATATTAGCTGATGAGAGTGGAGTATTGCACGAATACCAGATTTCAAATGGAAGATTTATTAGAAACTTTAAAAATCAAAATTTAGATAATGTATATCAAGTTGATTGGAAAAAAGATACAATCATAACAGCAGGTCAAGATAGAAGAAGTGTAGTTTATAATGAAACTACACAAAATGCATATTATAAAAAAAGCGATTTTTTGGTTTATAGTTGTGGACTTAGTCCTAATTCTCATTATGCTGGATATTCAAGTGATGAATTAAATACAGTAACTATTTTTAATACACTAACACAAACAAATATGTATAAATTAATAGATAATAAAATGTTAATTACAAATATCATTTTTTTAAATAATAATGAAATATTTGTTTCTAGTGATGATAGTAAAATTAATTATTATAAAATAAAGGATTAATATGAACATATCAAGTATAGTAGTTCAAACTCTTCCAAAATATGTAGATGAAGTAGTAAAAAATCTTAAAAATTGTGAAGCATGTGATTATCATATACATGATGAACAAGGAAGAATTATTATTACTATTGAAGGTAAAAATGTTGAAGAAGAGTTATCTAAACTAAGAGTAGTTGAACAAATAGAACATGTAATTAGTGCAGATATGCAAATGGCATATAGTGAAGAAGAGTTAAATGAGCATATGGAAGTTCTTGAAAATTCTGATGTTGTTCCAACTATATTAAATGATGATGATGTAAAACCAGAAGATATTATATATAGTGGAGATTTAAAAAAGAAAAATATTCAAGGGTTTGCTAAACATTTTGACAAAATAGGAAAATAAAATGCAAACAGAATATACTCAAAGTGAGTTCTTAATAGAAACAATTGTTCCAAAAGATGAATTAATAGTTTCAAGAACTGATTTAAAAGGAAATATCACATATGCAAATGAGACATTTGCAAGAATTAGTGGATATGAAGTAGAAGAACTACTTGGTAAACCACACAATTGTGTTAGACATCCAGATATGCCAAAAAAAATATTCGAAGAGTTATGGAGTAGTTTACAAAAAAATAATTCTTGGGAAGGTGTAATTAAAAATCTTAGAAAAGATAAAGGATTTTATTGGGTATATGCACAAATTAGTGTTGTAAAAAAAGATAACAAAATAGTTGAATACAAATCAATCAGAACACCTATTTCTTTTCAAGACAAAATCAAATATCAAAAACTTTATGACAGAATAAAAGAAGAGTCAAAAGAGCCTAAAAGAGTGGTTATCTACAAATAAAAATAGGTAATTCTTCCTATTTTTATCTACTTTGCTTATAAATTATACAAAAAAACTGTAAATCAAATAACATTTTGTACTAGAATTTTATTGTTAATTAAATAATTTTTTTAAGAGATTATTAATAATAAAATAAAGGAAAGAAAATGAAATTACTTAAGTCTTTGTCTATTGGAATTGCTACTTTAACTTTAGCAACAACTGTCGCTAGTGCAGATACACTTGAAACAACGATTAAAAATGGTACATTAAGTTGTGGATTAAGTACTGGTCTTCCTGGTTTTGCATCTCCTGATTCAAATGGAGTATGGAAAGGTATAGATGTAGATGAATGTAGAGCTGTTGCTGCTGCTGTTTTAGGTGATGCAAATAAAGTAAAATATGCACACTTAAATGCAAAAGAGAGGTTTACAGCACTATCAAGTGGTGAAGTTGATGTATTATCTAGAAATACAACTTGGACAGCTACAAGAGATTCATCTTTAGGTGTTAACTTTGCAGGTGTTAATTTCTACGATGGTCAAGGATTTTTAGTAAAAAAAGATTTAGGTGTTAAATCTGCAAAAGAGCTTGATGGAGCTACTTTTTGTATTCAAGCAGGAACAACAACTGAATTAAATCTAACTGATTATTTTAAAGCAAATAAGATGCAGTATACTCCAATCACATATGATACTTCTGCTCAAACTATTGAAGGATTTAAAGCTGGGAGATGTGATGCTTTAACATCTGACTCATCTCAATTATACTCTTTAAGAACTACATTAAAAGACCCTAGTTCTACAATAGTTTTACCAGAGATTATCTCAAAAGAACCATTAGGACCTGTTGTAAGACAAGGTGATGATAAATGGTTTAATATTGTTAAATGGTCACATATTGCATTATTAAATGCAGAAGAGTTAGGAGTAAACTCAAAAAATGTTGATGAAATGCTAAAATCAAATAATCCTGCTGTTAAAAGACTTCTTGGTGTGACAGGAGATATTGGTAAAAATTTAGGATTAGATCCTAAATGGGCATACAATATTATCAAACAAGTTGGTAATTACCAAGAGATATTTGATAGAAATGTAGGTAAAGATTCTCCACTTAAAATTTCAAGAGGTTTAAATAAACTTTGGAAAGATGGTGGTCTTCAATATGGAGCTCCAATTAGATAAGTAAAACTAAATTTAAAAAAAGGGGAAGAAAACACTTCCCCTTTTTTTATTCATAAAATTAAGTTTTAAAATCAAAATCTAATAGGATAAATTGAAGGTAAAAATATGATGAAAAATAGAAAAAAGCCTCAATCAAATGTAGCTTTTTATAATAACCCCGAAAAACGAGCAATTATCTATCAAGTATTAGCATTAGCTGGTATATTTTTATTTACTTATTTTATTTTAAATAATATGTTTATAAATATTGAAAAACGTGGGATTAATACAGGATTCGATTTTTTAGGAAATGAAGCAGGATTTGGTATTATTCAATCATTAATTCACTATGATGAATCAAATACTCATGGAAAAGTTTTTGTTGTTGGTATTTTAAATACTATATTAGTATCTGCTATTAGTATAGTTTTTGCTACAATAATTGGACTTTTAATAGGAGTTGGAAGACTTTCTAAAAACTGGATGATTTCAAAATTATCTATGATTTATGTTGAAACATTTAGAAATATTCCTGTACTTTTACAAATACTGTTTTGGTATAATGTTGTATTAGCCTCATTGCCTGGCCCTAGGCAATCATTATCATACTTTGATACAATTTTCTTTAATAATAGAGGATTATATATTCCTAAACCTATTTTAGAAAGTGGATTTATTGCTGTTTTTATTGCATTTATTTTAGCAATTGTTGCTGTTGTTTACTTAGTAAAATGGGCAAAGAAAAAACATGAAAATACAGGGGAAAACTTTCCTATATTTTTCACTTCATTAGCTATTTTAGTACTAAGTCCAACAATAGTATTTTTTATAAGTGGTTCTCCCGCATCACTTGATTATCCAGCACTTAAAGGATTTAACTTTAGAGGTGGTTGGAGTTTAATTCCTGAACTACTAGCTTTATCTTTTGCTCTTAGTATCTATACAGCAACATATATAGCTGAAGCTGTTAGAGCAGGAATTGAATCTGTTCCAAAAGGACAACAAGAAGCAGCGCAAGCACTAGGATTAAAAGACTATGTTATTTTAAAAAAAGTTGTTCTTCCTCAAGCACTTAGAGTTATTATTCCACCTGTAATTAATCAATATCTAAATCTTACAAAAAACTCATCACTTGCAACTGCAATTGGTTATCCAGAATTAGTAACAATTTTTGCAGGAACAACTTTAAATGTTGTAGGACAAGCTATTGAGATAATTTTGATGACAATGGCTGTATATTTAACATTAAGTATTATCATATCAATTGCTATGAACTATCTTAATAAAAAAATGGAAATAAAGGAGAGATAATGGCTGTTTATGAAAAAAAAGAAGCTAGAGTAGCTCCTAATGGTTCAAGAGGTATTTCATATTGGGTAAGAAAAAATCTATTCTCAAATATTACTAGTTCAATCCTTACTTTTGTATCTTTATACATTTTGTATCTTGTCTTACCACCATTATTAAATTGGTTAATTTTTGATGCAACATGGACAGGAACAAAAGAGAATATTACAGGAGATGGAGCAAGATGGATATTTATATATGAAAAGTTCAATCAATTTATATATGGATTTTATCCACAAGAGGAGCAATATAGACCAAATCTAATAATTGCACTTTTTATTATCTGCTTTTTTATATTTAAAAAAGTTCCAACTGTTTGTAAATTTGCAATTATAATTCTATTTCCAGTAGTTTCATTTTTTCTACTTCATGGAGGATTAGGATTAGAAGTTGTTCCCACTACAAAATGGGGAGGATTACTTCTTACTATTGTAGTTGCTTCTGTTGGTATTGTAGCTTCTTTTCCTATTGGTATTATCTTTGCATTGGGTAGACAATCTAAAATGCCAATTATTAGAACAATATCAATTATTTATATTGAATTCATAAGAGGTGTTCCTTTAATTACTCTTTTATTTATGTCTTCTGTAATCCTTCCACTATTTTTCCCAGAAGGTATGGACTTTAATAAACTTCTTAGAGCATTAATTGGTATTACACTTTTTCAAGCTGCTTATATAGCAGAAGTTGTAAGGGGTGGATTACAAGCTATTCCTAAAGGTCAATATGAAGCTGCTGATTCAATGGCACTTTCATACTGGCAATCAATGGGATTAGTTATCTTACCTCAAGCTCTTAAAATATCAATTCCAAATATTGTAGGAGCATTTATTTCACTATTTAAAGATACAACACTAGTCTTAATTATTGGATTATTTGATTTACTTGCAATGGTAACATTAACAGCAAAAGATGCAAATTGGCTTGGATTTGAAACAGAAGGATATGTCTTTGTAACTTTTATTTACTGGATAATCTGTTTTAGTATGTCTAAATATGCAAAAGTTATTGAAAATAGATACAACACAAACCATAGATAAATAGGAAATATAATATGAGTAAAATAGAAAATATGATAGAAATAAATCAACTAAATAAATGGTATGGAGATTTTCATGTATTAAAAGATGTAAATCTAAAAGTAAAAAAAGGTGAAAAAGTTGTTATTTGTGGTCCTTCTGGTTCTGGTAAATCTACAACAATTAGATGTATAAATAGACTTGAACCTTTTCAAGAAGGTGAAATATATGTTAAAGGATTACAATTAACAGAAGATGTTAAAAGAATTAGAGAAGTAAGAACTCATGTGGGTATGGTTTTTCAACACTTTAATCTTTTCCCTCACCTTTCAATACTTGAAAACCTAATTTTAGCTCCAACTTGGGTATCAAAAGTTCCAAGAAAAGAGGCTATAAAAACTGCAATGCACTATTTAGAAAGAGTAAAAATTGCAGAACAAGCGCACAAATACCCAAATCAATTATCAGGTGGACAACAGCAAAGAGTTGCAATAGCAAGATGTCTTTGTTCAAATCCAGATATTATGTTATTTGATGAACCAACAGCAGCACTAGACCCTGAAATGATTGGTGAAGT
This DNA window, taken from Arcobacter sp. CECT 8986, encodes the following:
- a CDS encoding amino acid ABC transporter permease → MAVYEKKEARVAPNGSRGISYWVRKNLFSNITSSILTFVSLYILYLVLPPLLNWLIFDATWTGTKENITGDGARWIFIYEKFNQFIYGFYPQEEQYRPNLIIALFIICFFIFKKVPTVCKFAIIILFPVVSFFLLHGGLGLEVVPTTKWGGLLLTIVVASVGIVASFPIGIIFALGRQSKMPIIRTISIIYIEFIRGVPLITLLFMSSVILPLFFPEGMDFNKLLRALIGITLFQAAYIAEVVRGGLQAIPKGQYEAADSMALSYWQSMGLVILPQALKISIPNIVGAFISLFKDTTLVLIIGLFDLLAMVTLTAKDANWLGFETEGYVFVTFIYWIICFSMSKYAKVIENRYNTNHR
- a CDS encoding amino acid ABC transporter ATP-binding protein; protein product: MSKIENMIEINQLNKWYGDFHVLKDVNLKVKKGEKVVICGPSGSGKSTTIRCINRLEPFQEGEIYVKGLQLTEDVKRIREVRTHVGMVFQHFNLFPHLSILENLILAPTWVSKVPRKEAIKTAMHYLERVKIAEQAHKYPNQLSGGQQQRVAIARCLCSNPDIMLFDEPTAALDPEMIGEVLDVMTELAKDGITMVCVTHEMGFAKKVADRVIFMDAGQIVEENTPIEFFENPQSDRLKMFLEQILDH
- a CDS encoding amino acid ABC transporter permease — encoded protein: MMKNRKKPQSNVAFYNNPEKRAIIYQVLALAGIFLFTYFILNNMFINIEKRGINTGFDFLGNEAGFGIIQSLIHYDESNTHGKVFVVGILNTILVSAISIVFATIIGLLIGVGRLSKNWMISKLSMIYVETFRNIPVLLQILFWYNVVLASLPGPRQSLSYFDTIFFNNRGLYIPKPILESGFIAVFIAFILAIVAVVYLVKWAKKKHENTGENFPIFFTSLAILVLSPTIVFFISGSPASLDYPALKGFNFRGGWSLIPELLALSFALSIYTATYIAEAVRAGIESVPKGQQEAAQALGLKDYVILKKVVLPQALRVIIPPVINQYLNLTKNSSLATAIGYPELVTIFAGTTLNVVGQAIEIILMTMAVYLTLSIIISIAMNYLNKKMEIKER